A DNA window from Rhipicephalus sanguineus isolate Rsan-2018 chromosome 8, BIME_Rsan_1.4, whole genome shotgun sequence contains the following coding sequences:
- the LOC119401969 gene encoding uncharacterized protein LOC119401969 isoform X2 → MSASVLEALFAHVQRVPAQDLQWLDYENVDWLPRIRPLRPEMIAQEIRRAVEASPSVSECLLRVAWLYCWLMSRRKIGPWMLIRFCVNVPQVDYHMLIGDLANALRSSPRRQTTLHVRHLCETYYACLINNYVDSAYLECGLMFLVLWRGQRFAAAYASTNLEVRALTTALHIALRGESLELLEELHEDLDAAFSAGRQDIGGPVLFRTDRRSSIMAQLFWHFD, encoded by the exons ATGTCAGCCAGTGTCCTGGAAGCGCTGTTCGCCCACGTCCAGCGAGTGCCCGCGCAGGATCTGCAATGGTTGGATTACGAGAACGTGGACTGGCTCCCGCGGATCAGACCGCTGCGTCCGGAAATGATCGCCCAGGAAATACGCCGCGCTGTGGAAGCGTCTCCCAGCGTCTCCGAGTGCCTGCTGCGTGTAGCCTGGCTCTACTGCTGGCTCATGTCGAGGCGGAAGATTGGGCCGTGGATGCTCATTCGCTTCTGCGTCAACGTGCCACAGGTCGACTACCATATGCTCATAGGAGACTTAGCGAACGCGCTGCGATCCAGTCCTCGCCGCCAAACGACGCTCCATGTGAGGCATTTGTGCGAAACGTACTACGCCTGCCTGATAAACAACTACGTGGACTCCGCCTATCTGGAATGCGGACTGATGTTCTTGGTCCTGTGGCGCGGCCAGCGGTTCGCAGCTGCGTACGCAAGCACGAACCTGGAAGTGCGAGCCCTCACGACCGCCTTGCATATCGCCCTGCGCGGGGAAAGCTTGGAACTGCTGGAGGAGCTCCACGAGGACCTGGACGCCGCTTTCTCGGCGGGTCGCCAAGATATCGGCGGCCCAGTGTTATTTCGAACAGACCGTCGATCAAGTATTATGGCGCAGCTCTTTTGGCA TTTCGACTAG
- the LOC119401969 gene encoding uncharacterized protein LOC119401969 isoform X1 yields MSASVLEALFAHVQRVPAQDLQWLDYENVDWLPRIRPLRPEMIAQEIRRAVEASPSVSECLLRVAWLYCWLMSRRKIGPWMLIRFCVNVPQVDYHMLIGDLANALRSSPRRQTTLHVRHLCETYYACLINNYVDSAYLECGLMFLVLWRGQRFAAAYASTNLEVRALTTALHIALRGESLELLEELHEDLDAAFSAGRQDIGGPVLFRTDRRSSIMAQLFWQVDQEERAVDLSSPTCRQGDAP; encoded by the exons ATGTCAGCCAGTGTCCTGGAAGCGCTGTTCGCCCACGTCCAGCGAGTGCCCGCGCAGGATCTGCAATGGTTGGATTACGAGAACGTGGACTGGCTCCCGCGGATCAGACCGCTGCGTCCGGAAATGATCGCCCAGGAAATACGCCGCGCTGTGGAAGCGTCTCCCAGCGTCTCCGAGTGCCTGCTGCGTGTAGCCTGGCTCTACTGCTGGCTCATGTCGAGGCGGAAGATTGGGCCGTGGATGCTCATTCGCTTCTGCGTCAACGTGCCACAGGTCGACTACCATATGCTCATAGGAGACTTAGCGAACGCGCTGCGATCCAGTCCTCGCCGCCAAACGACGCTCCATGTGAGGCATTTGTGCGAAACGTACTACGCCTGCCTGATAAACAACTACGTGGACTCCGCCTATCTGGAATGCGGACTGATGTTCTTGGTCCTGTGGCGCGGCCAGCGGTTCGCAGCTGCGTACGCAAGCACGAACCTGGAAGTGCGAGCCCTCACGACCGCCTTGCATATCGCCCTGCGCGGGGAAAGCTTGGAACTGCTGGAGGAGCTCCACGAGGACCTGGACGCCGCTTTCTCGGCGGGTCGCCAAGATATCGGCGGCCCAGTGTTATTTCGAACAGACCGTCGATCAAGTATTATGGCGCAGCTCTTTTGGCAGGTCGACCAGGAAGAGCGAGCGGTAGACCTCAGTTCGCCCACGTGCAGGCAAG GCGATGCCCCTTGA